Within Bdellovibrionales bacterium, the genomic segment GAACCCTATGGCCAGGTTCTTATCATGGCCCCCTGGAATTACCCCCTTCATCTTTTGTTGTTGCCTGCTGTCGGAGCTTTGGCCGCAGGAAATGTTTTGACTCTTAAACCGTCCGAACTGGCCCCACACACCTCGAAGATCATTCGTGAGATCATTCAGGAAAACTTTCCCAGCGAATACATTTTAGTCTTGGAGGGTGACTTGGATTTCAGTCAAAAACTCCTTGAGCACCCTTTCGACTATATATTCTTTACGGGAAGCTCGCGGGTCGGAAGAATGGTCATGTCTGCAGCCGCTCATCACCTCACTCCAGTTACTCTTGAATTAGGGGGAAAAAGTCCCTGTATAGTCGATGCCAACGCAAATCTTAAGGTCGCGGCGCGGCGAATAGCCTGGGGAAAGTTCTATAATGCAGGGCAAACTTGTATCGCTCCTGACTATCTTTTAATTCACAAAGATGTGAGACGCCCGTTTCTTCATCTACTCGCCGATTCAATTGAAGAGTTTTACACAGTTCGTCCAAAAGAAAGCCCAGATTACGGGAGAATCATAAACAAATCTCACTTAGATCGACTCCTTGCTTATCTCAAAGACGGCGAAGTGCTGCTGGGCGGAGAGTTTGACCAGGAATCGAATTATCTTGCACCGACGATCATCATCAATCCAAACCGAAACTCCCCTCTCATGCGAGAGGAAATCTTTGGTCCCATCCTGCCCTGTCTCGAATTCTCTCATATCCAAGAGGCTCTGGAACTGATCCAAACCTGTCCAAAACCACTCGCTCTGTATTTGTTTTCCAGAGACGTTTCTTTACAAAAAAAGATCTTTAGCCAAGTGCAGTTCGGCGGAGGCTGCATCAATGATTGCCTTGTTCAAGCACCATCGCCTTCACTTCCTTTTGGTGGGATAGGTCCCAGCGGCATTGGCCAGTATCACGGGAAATACACATTTGAAACCTTCTCTCATCTCAAAAGCGTGCTAAAGAAATCCACCTGGTTGGATTTCTCCCTTCGGTACCCACCCTATAAAGACAAGTTAAAGTGGTTTCGGTTTCTTCAGTGAATCCAAACAAAAAGTTCTCGAGAGGCCTGAATCTAAGATAACAGGAGAGCGGCAGACGCCCCTCTTTCTACCTCAACAAACGAGTTTTTGCGCGTCTCGCGCACAACCAAATAGGAAAACCGAGATCCCCAAATAGCCCGAAGCGCTTCGCTCCATTTTTCAGTGAGAACTTCTCCCGATGTGTTGCCCAGCATATCATTGAGATAAGTCAACCCATAAGGTTCAACAACCTGCTTTCGAACAGTTTCATCCATCTTCCCCCGATTCATGACAAGTTCTGTCTGAATATCAGCGGCTCCCTCCACTGTTACTTCGATCGCGTATTCATGTTCATGAAGAGCTGAACACTTATTATAAAGAGATAGGTTTTCCTCCCAGCTCAAATTAGGATTATGATGGCGATGGACTGCCTGCAAGGAATAGGCCCTGGTGAGCAGCAAAGTTTCTTTGGTCTCCTCAACCAAAATGTCGACCCATGTCTTCTGTCCTTCGCAAAGCCGAAGTCGTGTCAGCCGCGCTGAGATCCCCATTTCGTTCAAGGTCCTCTTCATGTTTCTGAAAAGGAATTCAGCCAAATTTTCCAAAGTTGGATTCAACTCTCGAAACTCCGGAATCGTTTCATGAATGGATTGATGATCGAAAACTGCCGCCTGACCCCAGAGCAGCCGATGCATCTCCTCCTCAGATAGGATCCACCCCGATTCCGAATGGATATCGCCTTCCAGACTGATCCAGAGTTCAAAATTAAACCCCGCACCCTTTTCTGCCCCACTTGGACCAAAATGGAAGATATGATCCGCATGGCTCAGGTTCGCATTTTTGCAACGAACTGCCGCGCTAAAAAACACTCGATGACTCTTTACTGATCTCACTGGAGTGGTCCCATTTTGTGACTGTTCAAAAATCACTTTCTTCTGTCTTCAAGGCTCTGTCTTATCACTTTGATTTTCTGGTTCCAATCAGCCACGAGTATTAGCTGCTCTGTGCCATGTCGTTTTTGTTTTCGCTCATCCTGGCACATGGTAGTCTCTCCGGATTGTTACACATACAATTGGACTCAACAGATTTTCAAGAGGTTACCGCTATGGAAAAGTGCTGGTTGAAAAATTACCCTAAGGGTGTGTCTCCCGAAATAGATATCTCCCGGTATCAGAGCATTAACCAAATGTTCGATGAAAGTTGTCACAAGTTCGGCCCTAAAATAGCCTTTCAAAATATGGGAAGCACTCTTTCCTTTGAGGAACTTGACGAAATGTCGGCAGACTTCGCATCCTTTCTCAGAAACGTCGTCGGATTGAAGAGGGGAGATCGAGTCGCCATTCAAATGCCAAATCTCCTCCAGTATCCCGTGGTGATGTTTGGAGTGCTTCGAGCTGGCCTCATCGTCGTTAATACCAATCCTCTCTATACAGCCAGAGAAATGAAACATCAATTCCGCGATAGCGGAGCGAAGGCCATCGTTATCTTAGAAAATTTTGCCCACTTGCTTGAAGAAGTGCTACCTGAAACTGACATTAATACCGTCGTCATCACACAACTTGGTGACCTTCTTGGTTGGCCGAAATCAATGGCCATCAATGCGGCCGTTAAGTACATTAAAAAAATGGTTCCGGCCTACAGCATACCAAATGCCTATTCCTTTTATGAAGCTCTCGACCTGGGCGCAGAAAAGAAAATGGCTCCGGAAATTTGTTCAACTGATGATATCGCCTTTTTACAATACACCGGTGGAACCACTGGAGTTTCTAAGGGTGCCATGCTGACACATGGTAATATTCTCAGCAACATGCTTCAAATCGCCGCTTGGATGAAGCCTCAACTCGAAGAGGGCAAAGAAGTTGTCATTACGCCTCTCCCCCTTTACCATATTTTTTCACTCACAGTGAATTGTCTGACTTTTATTTACTACGGCGGAACAAACGTACTCGTCACGAATCCCAAAGATATTGGAGCTTTCATCAAGCTTCTACAGAAAACTCACTTTACCGTTTTCACGGGCGTCAACACCTTGTTCAACGGTCTGTTGCATCATCCTGAATTCGACCGTGTGAATTTCAAAGGAGTAAAAATCAGCGTTGCGGGCGGCATGGCTTTGCAAAAGAGTGTGGCCACCGAATGGAAGAAGCGGACCGGAACATCCATTGCCGAAGGCTATGGGCTGACAGAATCCTCCCCGGTCGCAAGTTGCAATCCGATTGATGGTCACGAGGTTTTGGGTTCAATCGGAATGCCTCTTCCAAGCACGGTCATGAAAATCATCGATGACAATGGAGACCCTCTCCCGCACGGACAATCAGGTGAATTGGCTATCTATGGCCCACAGGTCATGAAGGGCTATTGGCAGCACCCAGATGAAACAGCTAAAGTCATTATGCCGGATGGAGGACTTCGCACTGGGGATATCGCAACGATGGATGAAAATGGCATATTTCGAATTGTGGATCGTCTCAAAGACATGATTCTCGTTTCGGGATTTAACGTCTATCCAAACGAGATCGAGGAAGTCGTCAGCAGTCATCCTAAAGTACGGGAAGTCGCTGCCGTTGGCATCAAGGAAGAGCGATCTGGCGAATCAGTCAAAATATTTGTCGTGAAGAAAGATCCCACTCTTACTCCAGAAGAGCTCCTGGATTATTGCCGCGAGAATCTCGTCGCCTACAAGGTACCCAAACATATTGAGTTTCGAACCGAACTTCCCAAGTCCAACGTTGGCAAAGTTCTACGTCGCGCCTTGCGCGCAGAATTTCACTCTCCAACTGTTTAGGACGAACGCGAATGGCTACTGACAATCTCACTTCGACTCGAAAAGCCCTCCAAATAAATCTGGACGACTCCATTTACGGAGCCTTTGCCGAAATCGGAGCCGGCCAAGAGGTGGCCCGCCACTTCTTTACCGCCGGACGAGCGTCACATACGATTGCAAAAACAATGTCGGCTTATGATATGACAGTTAGCGATGCTATATATGGCAAAACAACACGCTACGTTTGTGAAGATCGCCTCATCAAAATGTTGGATCACGAATACGAACGCCTCACTTCTCGACTCAAAGAAAAGCGAGGCGACAACACTCGGTTTTTCGCTTTCGCAGATACGGTTGCGACGAGTAGTCACAACGAGACCTCGCGCTGCCATGGATGGATGGGTATCCGTTTTCAAACAAGACCTGGTGGCCCTCCAAATGAAATCATTCTCCACGTGAGCATGCTCGACCCGATGCGCTTAGATCAGCAAAATGCCTTGGGAGTCCTAGGTGTTAATCTTAT encodes:
- a CDS encoding 6-carboxytetrahydropterin synthase; protein product: MIFEQSQNGTTPVRSVKSHRVFFSAAVRCKNANLSHADHIFHFGPSGAEKGAGFNFELWISLEGDIHSESGWILSEEEMHRLLWGQAAVFDHQSIHETIPEFRELNPTLENLAEFLFRNMKRTLNEMGISARLTRLRLCEGQKTWVDILVEETKETLLLTRAYSLQAVHRHHNPNLSWEENLSLYNKCSALHEHEYAIEVTVEGAADIQTELVMNRGKMDETVRKQVVEPYGLTYLNDMLGNTSGEVLTEKWSEALRAIWGSRFSYLVVRETRKNSFVEVERGASAALLLS
- a CDS encoding AMP-binding protein codes for the protein MEKCWLKNYPKGVSPEIDISRYQSINQMFDESCHKFGPKIAFQNMGSTLSFEELDEMSADFASFLRNVVGLKRGDRVAIQMPNLLQYPVVMFGVLRAGLIVVNTNPLYTAREMKHQFRDSGAKAIVILENFAHLLEEVLPETDINTVVITQLGDLLGWPKSMAINAAVKYIKKMVPAYSIPNAYSFYEALDLGAEKKMAPEICSTDDIAFLQYTGGTTGVSKGAMLTHGNILSNMLQIAAWMKPQLEEGKEVVITPLPLYHIFSLTVNCLTFIYYGGTNVLVTNPKDIGAFIKLLQKTHFTVFTGVNTLFNGLLHHPEFDRVNFKGVKISVAGGMALQKSVATEWKKRTGTSIAEGYGLTESSPVASCNPIDGHEVLGSIGMPLPSTVMKIIDDNGDPLPHGQSGELAIYGPQVMKGYWQHPDETAKVIMPDGGLRTGDIATMDENGIFRIVDRLKDMILVSGFNVYPNEIEEVVSSHPKVREVAAVGIKEERSGESVKIFVVKKDPTLTPEELLDYCRENLVAYKVPKHIEFRTELPKSNVGKVLRRALRAEFHSPTV
- a CDS encoding aldehyde dehydrogenase, translated to MSPLSLSLQNQKFFFQAGKTLDLNFRQEQLKKMERVLIANENRLLKSLHLDLKKSETEAWSSELAVILKELRFAQSKLRSWARPRRVAISPFLQPGRGYVHAEPYGQVLIMAPWNYPLHLLLLPAVGALAAGNVLTLKPSELAPHTSKIIREIIQENFPSEYILVLEGDLDFSQKLLEHPFDYIFFTGSSRVGRMVMSAAAHHLTPVTLELGGKSPCIVDANANLKVAARRIAWGKFYNAGQTCIAPDYLLIHKDVRRPFLHLLADSIEEFYTVRPKESPDYGRIINKSHLDRLLAYLKDGEVLLGGEFDQESNYLAPTIIINPNRNSPLMREEIFGPILPCLEFSHIQEALELIQTCPKPLALYLFSRDVSLQKKIFSQVQFGGGCINDCLVQAPSPSLPFGGIGPSGIGQYHGKYTFETFSHLKSVLKKSTWLDFSLRYPPYKDKLKWFRFLQ